CCATACTTGGATTTCAAGGAACCTTTCTTACTATTTTTGCAATTGTTATTAAATGGGACAGTTGGTGTAAATCACTTTactgcagtgcctggcacataagcAAGCATTGAGTAAATGTTAGTTGTTGTCTTCAGGCTTCCCACCCCTTCCTACTCACAAGCTGCTCAGACCCAACCAGGCCACACTTTGTTACTTTCTCTTTAGACTTCTTACTTTACCCACCTTATCCTTGATGAGGGTCCAAGTGGCATCGGCTTCATCCAGTGTTAACAGGTGGGGGGTACCAACCAACATGGTGTGGTGTGGGAGGGATGGGGCAGGGCAGTGGCTGCTGCAGGAACCCCAAGCTGCCCAGGGAGGTGAGGCCCCAGGCCTTGGGCTCTGAGCTACTGCAGCATGAGGTCATAGAGGTCCTGCTAGGTAATGGTGCCTGGTAGAGAAAGGACAGTACCTTTTCTATCCTTACTACAGCTTGTAATTCATATTCTGAGTCACCTatccttccttctgctttaaAGGTGGAAAATGTAGGGagcatttttatgtctttgagtGCGTTTGTGTGTGGTTCTTGGTCTGAGTTCTTTAAGGAGACAGAATCAGGTTTCTCCTCCCTTCAGTAGCCTCCCAGAAGTCATTTGCTATCTTGTTAGCTGCAGATTGACTTCTTTGTGAGGTTGGATGGAGGTCCTGAAGGATGTGAGAGAAagtacagtcatgtgccacactATGATGTTTTGGTAAACAATGAATCatatatgacagtggtcccataCTGTCATATTGTACTGTATGTTTATataatcttttctatgtttagatacatgaATATTTGCCATTGTCATAGTTGCCTGcggtattcagtacagtaacatgctctACAGagttgtagcctaggagcaataggctataccatatGGCTTAGTTGTGTCATATGTTGTtatcatctaggtttgtgtaagtatactCTGATGTTTGCACAAGAATGATGTTGCCTAATAATGCATTTCTCAGAGAATTTCCCCTGTTGTTAAGCAACCTATGATGTTGTAGTTCAGGACTTATACTGAAAACCaagaagtggttctcaactttggcTTCACTTTGGGATTAACTGGGAGCTTTAAAAATGACTGGATCCTTCTTCTAGAGATTCTGATATAATTGGTCTGCGGTATGCCTGGGCATCATGATTTCTAAAAGCTCCTCAGCCAATTTTAATATGTAGCAAAGGCTGATTCCCattattaattaatgaattaattgtAATGAAAAGTAGGTGTGTGCGTAGGAGGGTGTTATGTTAAACAGTGACAATGCAGAGAGTAAGAATCTAATTGGGATAACGTTGCCTTAGTAACTGGAGAGAATTTTCAGGAAGCCAGAATTAACCTGATaaatttgaagacattttttttcATGCTTCATTCCCTGTTCTATCTGGTTTATGTGTATTAGCTACTCTCCCACTCCAGCTCTTATCCTCATGTCTACAGAGATCTCACCTAGTGTTTTGCTATGGAAGACTAGTTCTTTGAAGAACTACTGTAAAGAGGTTTTTCCAGTACTTACTTTCCCATTCTGTCTTAAGGAGTCCTCTCTTTGAGTTCCTCTGCAGTCTCCTTTATGTCCTGAAAGATTTCTTATGTGTACGGAGTACCTCCCCCCAAGCCCAGCCCAATGTGTAGATCTATCCCACAAAGTTGGCTGTCTTCTGAGCTGGCTAAGATGGTATGATTAGGGGATGGGGAAGGGTGGGAAAGAAGGTTAtcaagaaaattttcctaaaggAGAAGTAACTGGACTTAGGGGTATGCACGTCTTCTGAGACAGAGCTATGGGCATGGGTACTAGGTCTTTGAGCAAAAGTTTGACAGTGGATGTCTTCCTATTTTCCAAGAGAAGAATTAAGATGAAATCTTCTGTGCTAGGAGCTGTGCCAAATACTTTGAAATCATTATCTTAGTTAATCCTTTTAGTAATATCTTGAAATAGGTGCTATTTTCCCGTTTTACAAGtgaagaaacaggctcagagatgttaaatAATTAGCCCAAGGCATATAGTGTATTTATAGAGGATCTGGGATTCAGGAAAAGTCTCCTTAACTCTAGTTCTAACCATTAAACAGTATTCCTCTTTTGAAAGGTAAGGCCACCATGCCTTCTGTTCAGTTAGTGCATGCTAAGTGGAAAGCATAAAGTTTAGTGAGATAAATGGGCACAATGAAAGAGAACTCACAATGGACTAAGTCAGAAACTCCAAGATTCTTGTTAAGATAAGTGAAATCAAGTTCTTTCCTCCTAATGCTCCATTAGCACATTTTTTATTATGGTTGACAAGAAGAGGTCACCGGTTATAGTATAATTGGCACCTCTGTGCTCTCCAGGTAGGAACCCTGAATGAGACAGACAAGGTACAGCAAGAGAGACATACACAAGGACAAGAGTTTTACATGGGGTACACTGGTGGATGGTGCAAGGAGACAGAGGGGCAGTGGTACAGGGACAGTGGAAGAGATTGATAAGCAGAAACAGAATGGTGCATATCCAGATCTTGAGGGGACTCCAGCTTGAGGTGAATGAGGGAGGTACAGGGTGTTGGGCTGTTGGTGAGAAACATGAGGAGAGTGTTTTTATATCCTCAGTAGGAAGAGGAGGATCTCATTAGGGTTTTTCTTCATGAATAGGGCATAAGAGAAGAAACTATAGTGATGAACTCCTCAGAAGAAGCCCTtaccttctgttttctttctcttgctgtctGATAACCATGCTTCTTTAGGCTCCCTAAATTTCATGTAGCTGTACCCTGACAttaattgagtattttttttttgactcagagAGTCTGAGACTGAAAGGTACTgaaggaaaacagataaaaactgAGTCTTGGGTTAAATTGGTAAGCCCAAGGGCTGGGCTGTCTGGGCCATATCCTGCTCATAGGGTTTCCCTTTGGTGTGGTATGTTCTGGGTTTTCCCTGGGAAAGAGGTACAGATCATTAGCAGGATATCCGAGAGTAACCTAAGTGGAGAGCATAAGAGGAACAAACAGATGGGGCTGTTTATTTAGTGAACATGAGGTTCTCTGTGGAAACTTCTAGGGGAGCACAGAATAGTGTTGATATCAAAGACTTGATAACCAGCTGTAACAAGAAGTCTTTTCACTTTTGTTAGGCTATGGGGATAATCATACAAGTCTCCAATACCTTATTCAAAACTTTTGGGGACATATGTTTtagaattcaaaatatttcagattatagaaagaaatataagTACATATATAACAAGGAATAACCCAATGGGGTTCAAAACATTTCCCTATAGTTAAGTGCACCAACATTTCTGccattaaatatatgtatgttcaTACTAAGTGAGGTAAATACTATAAATAGGATTATGGTGGTTAAGGTTAGGTTTTGGGCCAAAGGTTTGTTTTGTCAGAGTTTCTATTTTGGAATTATAGATAAGGGACTATGGGCTTATAAGCTTCTCAGGTTGTCATGAGGAATGAAAAAGTGTGGTAAAGCTTTCTAAACACATCACATGGTAAGTATGTATGCAGTCTCATTTTGGATGGAACAAAATACAATGAGGATTTTTGGCGTGAAGAAATAAAGTTCTCAAAGTGGACAATATACAGCTTTGGAACCAGCTACCTTGGGGAGTTGTGCACAACCAGAGGTTAAAGGTGCCTTAGAAGAGTCTTCCTGTGGTGGGAGGGTGAGAGAATTCATTGGTTATGAACATTGGCTGCACATAATTTCCCTTTTCATGTATCAGAGGGGAAAGGcaaaaaatgtgtgtatgtatgtatgtgtgccaTGGGATTATCATATATTTCTTTATAATGTAATAAATATCTTACTGTATAcatctttgttcacattttgattatttttcatagaTTTATTAAAGGGGAATTACTAAGAGAAAGATGAATATTATAAAGATTATCACAATTGTCACAATTATCCACAAAATCATGAGTGGAGGCATTTAAATTCAgaaccttatttaaaaaattgactaATTTGAGAATGACAGCCCACATTTGACTATAGATTTTCTATCAGTACACTTGGATTCAGTGTGATGACACTTCTGAAAATCACAGAGCTTCTGGGTTaactcttcatttcctttttttttttttttaaaacagagtctcactttgtcaccctcagtagagtgctgtggcatcatagctcacagcaatgtcaaactcttgtgctcaagtgattctcttgcctcaagtctCCCAAGTTCTGGAACTATAGACGccttccacaacgcctggctattttttagagacaggatcttgttcttgctcaggttggtctggaacccgtgagcttaggcaatccacccaccttagcctcccagagtgctaggattacagacatcagccaccacacacagcctcaTTTCTTCGTTAATGAGGACCTGGTAGTTCTCCATATGTGGCAATGGAGATGGCATCATCTGCTTTTTCTCATTTGCAGTATAGTAAGTATCCTCTTCTGTGTGATGTCCCATGGTGCCTGGTCCAGCTATCTGCGCTGAGTGGGCTGTGTCGTTCTTGGCTTCAAGTCTTTATGGCTAACTCCAATATCTGTGGTTATGATAGTTTTCCTGGACAGCCTGGGTTTGCCTGTGCAGCCCGTAGCTTTCTCTGATCTCCTAACAGTTATCCCTTTCCTTCTGAGATTACACTCATATACTGAACTCCATTCTGGTGTGAAAAATTTGTTATGCAGCGTCCCTTCAGTGTGGCATCTTGGCTGAAAATGAATCCCCTTTGGGTAACACCATGCTACTTGCTGTTAACACATTGCTGACTGGTCATGAGTTATCCAGTAACATGGATAGTTTCTGAATAAAATTGTCAGTCAACAATATGTTAACGTAGCAGCTGTTCTCTGATTCATTTCTCCCAGTCTCAACTCCTAGTTGTCCCCAATTCagcctgttttattctttctccttgcctcatctctcagctgcttGTAATATAGAATCATGCAGCGCCTCTAACatcttaacacattgttgactggCAATTTTATGCAGAAACTATCCAGGTTATTGGGTAACCTGTGACCAGTCAACAGTGTGGTAATATCTCTATGCTGTTGTAGCTGCAGCCATACGAGATATTCCGATTTTATCATATTGTGCTAACATCATGTGCTTCTAGCGATGACCACTGCCTTCTTCCAAGGAGGCCACACAGTTAGGCCAAAGTCTACCTGTGCTAGGGGTGCACGTAGTAGGAGCTTCAGAGAAAATATCTTTTGAGTATTATCACTGTCATATACAGACAGTGGGACAAAGATGACATAATCCACACCCTGAGACCCCAGACTCCCTGAGTGTACCTCTGCCTTCACCCTAGGCTTCCTATGCCTTCACCTCAATCCCCAGTTCTGTCCATTAGAACTGGCTTTTTCTGAATGTGAATGTTTCCAGGAATCTGTCCCTGATCTGCTTGGTACGGATCCCATAGATGAGAGGGTTGAGTGCAGGTGGCAGCAGCAAGTAGATGTTGGAAAGAAGAATGTGTATAGGCTTTGGGATGGTGTGGTGGCCAAAGCGATGTGTGAGGTAGGAGAAGAGACCAGGGACATAGAAAGCCAGAATGACACAGATGTGAGAACTACATGTACCAAAGGCCTTGGCACGGGCTTCCCAGGTAGGCAGCTGGAGCACAGCATGGGCAATGAGTCCATAAGAGCCGGTGATACCCAAAATATCCACACCTGACACGGCCAATGAAAGTGCCAACCCATACAAGTTGTTGGCCCGTGTATTACCTACCACCAATTCTACCACTGCCATGTGTGCACAGTAAGCATGGCCTATGGTCTTGGCTCTGAAGTGCTCAAATCGTGCCACCAGCAGAGGGAAAGGCACAACAATAGCCACAGCTTTCAGCGCCAGTGCCAGGGCTGTGTAGCCTACACGGGCTTTGGTGACTAGGATAGGGTAGTGCAGTGGACGCCCTACTGCCACAGCACGGT
This is a stretch of genomic DNA from Nycticebus coucang isolate mNycCou1 chromosome 14, mNycCou1.pri, whole genome shotgun sequence. It encodes these proteins:
- the LOC128566042 gene encoding olfactory receptor 52W1; its protein translation is MPETPQPNCTFLYPTFFILTGIPGLRGTQTWLTLAFGPMYLLALLGNGALLAVVRVDPMLHQPMFLLLAMLAATDLGLASSVAPGLLAVLWFGPRPVPYAACLVQMFFVHALTAMESGVLLAMACDRAVAVGRPLHYPILVTKARVGYTALALALKAVAIVVPFPLLVARFEHFRAKTIGHAYCAHMAVVELVVGNTRANNLYGLALSLAVSGVDILGITGSYGLIAHAVLQLPTWEARAKAFGTCSSHICVILAFYVPGLFSYLTHRFGHHTIPKPIHILLSNIYLLLPPALNPLIYGIRTKQIRDRFLETFTFRKSQF